A portion of the Dehalococcoidia bacterium genome contains these proteins:
- a CDS encoding GIY-YIG nuclease family protein, translating to MSFYVYILRCSDGSYYAGHTDNLEKRVAAHQEGAIAGYTSIRRPVQLVFAESFPSREEAFHRERQIKGWSRRKKAALIQGDWGLLQRLAHARGSTLCPSREGSGQAGSPQAEKVRRSP from the coding sequence ATGAGTTTTTACGTTTACATTCTGCGCTGCTCAGATGGTTCGTATTACGCGGGTCACACCGACAATCTGGAGAAGAGAGTGGCTGCTCACCAGGAGGGTGCCATAGCAGGGTACACGTCTATTCGGCGACCCGTCCAACTAGTGTTTGCCGAGAGCTTCCCATCCAGGGAGGAGGCGTTCCATCGGGAACGTCAAATCAAGGGCTGGTCGCGGCGCAAGAAAGCGGCGTTGATTCAAGGGGACTGGGGGCTTCTCCAGCGCTTGGCCCATGCTCGTGGTTCGACCCTTTGTCCTTCCAGGGAAGGATCAGGGCAGGCAGGCTCACCACAAGCGGAGAAAGTACGCCGCTCACCCTGA